A region of Reichenbachiella carrageenanivorans DNA encodes the following proteins:
- a CDS encoding M61 family metallopeptidase, protein MITCRLSFPNPLTHLLHIDLKFQINTQASLDLILPAWRPGRYELASFVENIQRFSVMDENGSSLKWHKTRPNIWRVATNQTKEITVSYQYYANKMDAGNSVLDDHQIYINFINCIFYTHLHQTEEINLVIDIPANYKVSCSLPNPTLGVYQAANYQQLVDAPLLASPDLKTLNYEAGGCLFTIAILGACPLTDDEIITDFKKFSESQITAMGSAPTQQYDFIIQSLDYPHYHGVEHQNATVLVLGPNDESQHAAYYEKLMGVASHELFHAWNVTRIRPTELSPYQFDIETMTDTGFVTEGFTTYYGDLFLKQSGVFTQDEYFKEINTLLKRHFENYGRFESTLIQSSQNLWVDGYKNIFPSKKVSIYVKGALCALILDLTIRKNTKHEAHLIEVIKRLYANHTYNKGGYSQADVYRILQEVGGQDLQSLLASLYESTTSLEPLLQKALDFVGCTLISQPHPITLTSKFGIRCQGAAISEIAPGSSAEEKLSVGDEILRWNGEAFHSEKANVLVSNFVRIKRGARLLDINLEPNDKSYFSSYEIAIKTQASDEQLKNLSLWLSNNQK, encoded by the coding sequence ATGATTACCTGTCGCCTTTCATTTCCGAATCCTCTCACTCACCTGCTACATATTGATTTGAAATTCCAAATCAATACACAAGCTTCCCTCGATTTAATACTGCCTGCTTGGAGGCCTGGCAGATATGAATTGGCCTCTTTTGTGGAAAATATTCAACGTTTTTCGGTCATGGATGAAAACGGCTCTTCACTGAAATGGCATAAAACTCGCCCAAACATATGGAGAGTAGCTACTAATCAAACAAAGGAAATAACGGTAAGCTATCAATACTATGCCAATAAAATGGATGCAGGAAATTCCGTTTTAGATGATCATCAGATCTATATCAACTTCATCAATTGCATATTCTACACACACCTACATCAAACAGAAGAAATCAATTTGGTCATAGACATTCCAGCAAACTACAAAGTAAGCTGTAGCTTGCCGAACCCTACACTTGGAGTATATCAAGCAGCAAACTACCAACAATTGGTGGATGCACCACTACTTGCCAGTCCAGATCTAAAGACCCTCAATTATGAAGCAGGAGGATGCCTATTTACCATTGCTATTCTAGGCGCATGTCCACTCACTGACGATGAAATCATTACTGACTTCAAAAAATTTAGCGAAAGCCAGATCACAGCCATGGGAAGTGCTCCTACCCAGCAATATGATTTCATCATTCAATCCTTAGACTATCCGCATTACCATGGCGTAGAGCACCAAAACGCTACCGTACTCGTACTCGGTCCTAATGACGAATCGCAACACGCTGCCTATTATGAAAAATTGATGGGTGTGGCGTCTCACGAATTATTTCATGCATGGAATGTAACCAGAATTCGCCCTACGGAACTATCCCCATATCAGTTTGATATTGAAACCATGACCGATACAGGGTTTGTAACTGAAGGATTTACCACTTACTATGGTGATCTATTCCTCAAACAATCAGGTGTATTTACACAAGATGAATATTTCAAAGAAATAAACACCCTACTGAAAAGACATTTTGAAAACTATGGCCGATTCGAAAGCACCTTGATTCAATCTAGCCAGAATCTATGGGTAGATGGCTACAAGAATATATTTCCATCAAAAAAAGTATCCATCTATGTCAAGGGGGCCTTGTGCGCGCTAATTTTGGATTTAACGATACGAAAAAACACCAAACATGAGGCGCATTTGATCGAGGTAATCAAAAGGCTATACGCCAATCACACCTACAACAAAGGCGGGTATAGCCAAGCGGACGTTTATCGAATTTTGCAGGAAGTGGGAGGCCAAGATTTGCAGTCGTTGCTCGCTTCCTTATATGAAAGCACAACCTCTCTGGAACCACTCTTACAAAAGGCACTGGATTTCGTAGGATGCACGCTCATCAGCCAACCTCACCCCATAACACTGACTAGCAAATTCGGAATCAGGTGTCAAGGAGCTGCGATCAGCGAAATAGCTCCAGGCAGTAGCGCAGAAGAAAAATTGTCCGTAGGTGATGAAATATTGAGATGGAATGGAGAAGCATTCCACTCAGAAAAGGCCAACGTACTCGTTTCCAACTTTGTACGCATAAAAAGGGGCGCTCGCCTGCTTGATATTAACCTAGAACCAAATGACAAAAGCTATTTCAGCTCCTACGAAATCGCCATAAAGACTCAAGCATCTGACGAACAACTAAAAAATTTATCCCTTTGGCTATCAAATAATCAAAAATAA
- a CDS encoding chloride channel protein yields the protein MKLNALLVKFLVWRIKFVSNNNFALILSGIVGLIAGLAAVTLKESVHLIQAVLKKYIYTSGFDFLYLFYPIVGIVITMIFAKYILKEKLGHGITQILYVISKRSSIVKGSMMYSRMFTSAITVGFGGSVGLEAPIVVTGSAIGSNLAQLTHLNYKKRTLLIACGASGAISAIFNSPIAGVIFAIEVILTDVTINKFIPILLSSVTGSLVSLSLLGDDLLFSFKLKDPFLAEHVHYYILLGVTCGIVSVHFTRLTYLIESIIKKVTNDWSRALVGGIGVALIVLTFPPIYGEGYDTIKQLLNGNEDYIFNNNLIYHGTDKSLIIILLLFAILVVKPVASALTIGAGGSGGIFAPSLFMGGIGGYLFARTINFILPITISTSNFTLVGMCGVMSGVLHAPLTAIFLIAEITGGYELFVPLMLVSAISFITINYFEKYSLYTKSLIEKGDLIQYNKDRQVLSLMKVDKIIESDLLTIKYDAKLEDMIKLIKKSKRNIFPVLNYDGGLEGIITLDDIREKMFDEEARKKIVVKEVMQLPPAEVHPDDSMQTVMNKFEVTQAWNLPVIDEGKYIGFLSKSRIFSAYRKQLINQDKE from the coding sequence ATGAAATTGAACGCGTTGCTCGTCAAGTTTTTGGTATGGCGAATAAAGTTTGTCAGCAACAATAATTTCGCCCTAATACTGAGTGGAATTGTTGGGCTCATAGCTGGCTTAGCTGCCGTGACACTCAAAGAGTCTGTTCACCTGATACAAGCAGTGCTAAAAAAATACATCTACACCTCAGGTTTTGACTTTTTATACTTGTTCTATCCTATCGTTGGTATTGTAATCACCATGATATTTGCCAAGTATATCCTCAAAGAAAAACTCGGCCATGGCATTACCCAAATACTCTATGTCATTTCCAAACGATCCAGTATTGTAAAAGGGTCCATGATGTACTCTCGAATGTTCACCAGTGCCATCACTGTTGGGTTCGGTGGATCAGTAGGGCTAGAGGCTCCTATCGTAGTCACAGGATCAGCCATAGGATCTAACCTTGCCCAGCTCACCCATCTAAATTACAAAAAGCGTACGCTTTTAATTGCTTGTGGTGCGTCAGGTGCTATTTCAGCAATCTTTAATTCCCCCATAGCAGGTGTGATCTTTGCCATCGAAGTCATTTTGACCGATGTCACAATTAATAAATTTATCCCAATACTACTATCTTCTGTAACAGGGTCTCTGGTTTCCCTTTCGCTATTGGGCGACGATCTTTTATTTTCTTTTAAACTTAAAGACCCATTCCTCGCAGAGCATGTACACTATTACATCCTATTGGGAGTAACGTGTGGGATTGTGTCCGTACACTTTACGCGCCTCACGTATCTTATCGAAAGCATCATAAAAAAAGTAACAAACGATTGGAGTCGAGCACTGGTAGGAGGAATCGGTGTGGCCTTGATTGTCTTAACTTTCCCTCCAATCTACGGAGAGGGATACGACACAATCAAACAGCTCCTCAATGGTAATGAAGATTATATATTTAACAATAATCTCATTTATCACGGCACTGACAAATCACTCATCATCATCTTGCTGCTATTCGCCATTCTAGTAGTCAAACCTGTCGCTTCTGCACTGACGATTGGTGCTGGAGGTAGTGGAGGAATATTTGCACCATCCCTATTTATGGGTGGTATCGGTGGGTATTTATTTGCCCGTACAATCAACTTCATACTTCCTATCACGATCAGTACAAGTAATTTTACTCTCGTAGGAATGTGCGGCGTAATGAGCGGTGTACTACATGCGCCACTAACAGCTATCTTTTTAATTGCAGAAATAACAGGTGGTTATGAACTGTTTGTACCGCTAATGCTCGTCAGTGCGATCTCATTTATCACGATCAATTATTTTGAAAAGTACTCTCTCTACACCAAGAGCCTCATAGAAAAAGGAGACCTTATCCAATACAACAAAGACCGTCAAGTACTGAGTCTGATGAAAGTAGATAAGATCATAGAGTCTGACCTACTCACTATCAAGTACGATGCTAAGCTAGAAGATATGATCAAGCTTATCAAAAAATCGAAGCGCAACATATTTCCTGTCCTCAACTACGACGGAGGCCTTGAAGGCATCATCACCCTCGACGACATCAGAGAAAAGATGTTTGACGAAGAAGCTCGTAAGAAAATAGTAGTAAAAGAAGTGATGCAACTCCCTCCTGCCGAAGTGCATCCTGACGACTCCATGCAAACCGTCATGAACAAATTTGAAGTAACTCAAGCATGGAACCTCCCCGTGATAGACGAAGGGAAATATATCGGATTTTTATCTAAATCAAGGATCTTCAGCGCCTACAGAAAGCAGCTCATCAATCAGGACAAAGAGTAA
- a CDS encoding TlpA disulfide reductase family protein: MKHLTRRLLFFLLFTFVFLDFSNAQSVEVIKYPDLAKLISTPSEKNKVINFWATWCRPCIKELPQFLDLYEKYNSENLELSLISFDFVEDLDSKLIPFLTKRNIKANVYLLDETDYNSFIDKVDPAWSGAIPATLMMTSKNTKRIFIEKEFTENELEKVYLNFIK, encoded by the coding sequence ATGAAACACTTGACTCGTAGACTCCTTTTTTTCTTGCTTTTTACTTTTGTATTTCTGGATTTTTCCAATGCGCAAAGCGTAGAGGTAATCAAATATCCAGATTTGGCAAAACTTATCTCAACACCTTCTGAAAAAAACAAAGTAATTAATTTTTGGGCTACTTGGTGCCGCCCCTGCATCAAAGAACTCCCCCAATTCCTAGATTTATACGAAAAGTACAATTCAGAAAACCTAGAATTGAGTCTGATCAGTTTTGATTTTGTAGAAGATCTAGATAGCAAACTCATTCCATTTCTTACAAAAAGAAACATAAAGGCCAATGTCTATCTACTAGACGAAACTGACTACAACTCTTTTATAGACAAAGTAGATCCCGCTTGGAGTGGTGCGATACCCGCTACTCTAATGATGACTAGCAAAAACACTAAAAGAATATTTATAGAAAAAGAATTCACAGAAAACGAATTAGAAAAAGTCTATCTCAATTTTATTAAATAA
- a CDS encoding thioredoxin family protein: MKKNTLLTLRLIAIATVLLATSLNNLLAQANTGYKVGDTATDFKLKNVDGQMISMANYKDAKGFIVIFTCNTCPFSKMYEERINELNQKYASKGYPVLAINPNDVTKQPDDSFDAMIARAKDKNFSFPYLYDESQAIATAYGATRTPHVYIVSKKAQKLIVSYIGAIDNNHKDADAASQKYVEEAVNSLLAGKAVKTNFTKAIGCTIKWKEA, translated from the coding sequence ATGAAGAAAAATACACTTTTAACTCTCCGACTAATCGCCATAGCCACCGTGCTCCTTGCCACTAGTCTCAATAACCTTCTTGCACAAGCTAATACTGGCTATAAGGTAGGCGACACCGCCACTGACTTCAAACTAAAGAATGTGGACGGGCAAATGATTTCTATGGCTAACTATAAAGACGCCAAAGGCTTTATAGTGATATTCACCTGCAACACCTGCCCATTTTCCAAAATGTACGAAGAACGCATCAATGAACTCAATCAGAAATATGCTTCCAAAGGATATCCTGTATTGGCAATCAACCCTAACGACGTAACGAAACAGCCCGATGACTCTTTTGATGCAATGATTGCAAGAGCGAAAGACAAAAACTTCTCTTTCCCTTATCTATACGACGAAAGCCAAGCCATCGCCACAGCCTACGGAGCTACACGCACACCCCATGTATACATAGTGAGTAAAAAAGCACAGAAACTGATCGTATCCTATATCGGAGCCATCGACAACAACCACAAGGATGCCGATGCTGCCTCACAAAAATATGTGGAAGAGGCAGTGAACAGCCTCCTTGCCGGAAAAGCAGTAAAAACAAACTTCACCAAAGCGATAGGGTGCACCATCAAATGGAAAGAAGCCTAA
- a CDS encoding M16 family metallopeptidase, with protein MKYEKFTLDNGLQVVVHEDHSTKVAVLNVLYDVGSRDEDENKTGFAHLFEHLMFGGSIHIPSYDEPLQKVGGENNAFTTPDYTNYYISIPSNNLETAFWLESDRMLSLAFDPQSLEVQRKVVIEEFKQRYLDQPYGDAWLNMKPMAYKVHPYRWNTIGKEISHIEDATMEDVKSFFNKFYIPNNAILVVAGDVTVGQVRQLCEKWFAPIASGADYRRDLPQEPAQEECREQTVVGNVPMDAFYRAYHMPDRLDERYHAIDLLSDILGRGKSSRLYTALVKRYNLLNSIGASITGSVEAGLLVISGKLKEGVTFEEVDRIVDEEIDRLLKEGLEPEELDKVKMQAESSHVFSEVELLNRAMSLAYYTLLGDTELVNKETLAINAVTEEELLAEAKKMLSKINCSTLYYKRKEA; from the coding sequence ATGAAATACGAGAAATTTACACTTGATAATGGGCTGCAGGTAGTGGTGCATGAAGATCATTCCACGAAAGTGGCCGTGCTAAACGTGTTGTACGATGTAGGGTCTAGAGATGAAGATGAAAACAAGACGGGCTTTGCTCATTTGTTCGAGCATTTGATGTTTGGTGGTTCTATTCATATCCCTTCTTATGACGAACCTTTGCAGAAAGTGGGTGGCGAAAACAATGCTTTCACTACGCCTGATTATACCAATTATTATATTTCAATACCTTCTAATAATCTGGAAACAGCTTTTTGGCTGGAGTCTGATCGTATGTTGAGTTTGGCATTCGATCCACAATCGCTAGAGGTACAGCGAAAAGTGGTGATCGAGGAGTTTAAGCAGCGCTACTTGGATCAGCCTTATGGCGATGCTTGGTTGAATATGAAGCCTATGGCATATAAGGTGCATCCATATCGGTGGAATACCATAGGTAAAGAGATTTCACATATCGAGGATGCAACCATGGAGGATGTAAAGAGCTTTTTTAATAAATTTTATATTCCTAATAATGCGATTCTAGTAGTGGCGGGCGATGTGACGGTGGGGCAAGTGAGGCAACTGTGTGAAAAATGGTTTGCCCCGATTGCTAGTGGAGCAGACTATCGTAGAGACTTGCCACAGGAGCCAGCTCAAGAAGAGTGCCGAGAGCAGACGGTGGTAGGTAATGTGCCTATGGATGCTTTTTATCGAGCATATCACATGCCTGATCGTTTAGACGAGAGGTATCATGCAATAGATTTACTCAGTGATATATTGGGTAGAGGCAAGTCATCTAGGTTATACACGGCCTTGGTCAAGAGGTATAATTTACTCAACTCTATAGGAGCCAGTATTACGGGTTCGGTTGAGGCTGGTCTTTTGGTGATATCTGGTAAGCTCAAAGAAGGGGTGACCTTTGAAGAAGTAGACCGTATTGTCGACGAAGAAATAGATCGATTGCTCAAAGAAGGCCTAGAGCCAGAAGAGCTTGATAAAGTAAAAATGCAGGCAGAATCGTCGCATGTATTTTCAGAAGTAGAGCTACTCAATCGTGCCATGAGTTTGGCTTATTATACACTTCTTGGGGATACAGAATTGGTGAATAAAGAAACACTAGCTATCAATGCTGTGACGGAGGAAGAATTGCTGGCAGAGGCAAAAAAAATGTTGAGCAAAATCAATTGCTCAACATTATATTATAAGAGAAAGGAAGCTTAG
- a CDS encoding alpha-ketoacid dehydrogenase subunit alpha/beta produces MKFDRKQLTDTQLISFYKSLLLPRLIEEKMLILLRQGKISKWFSGMGQEAISVGAALAMEPDEYILPMHRNLGIFTARNIPLHRLFAQFQGKASGFTKGRDRSFHFGSKAHHLVGMISHLGPQLGIADGIALAHKLRKNKKSTLVFTGDGGASEGDFHEALNVASVWQLPVIFVVENNCWGLSTPSAQQFNFDSFTLKGPGYGMKTKQVDGNNLLEVYHAISEISEAIKTNNEPYLIECMTFRMRGHEEASGTKYYPEGIQDQWAKLDPVDNFKQYLIKEHILTATLKNEITNALQSEIDLGLKSANDEGSIATSTSNEINDLYASHRQKITLPKTKNKTNKRFIDAISDGLRQSMQKHPEMILMGQDIGKYGGVFKITDGFVDQFGEARVRNTPLCESAILGSALGLSIQGIKSMVEMQFADFVTCGFNQIVNNLAKIHWRWGQNADVVIRMPTGAGVAAGPFHSQSNEAWFFHTPGLKIVYPSNPYDAKGLLNAAIEDPNPYLYFEHKALYRAISEEIPDDYYTVEIGKAQLTQSGNDLSIITYGMGVHWAKEIVTELDISADVLDLRTLLPWDKEAVTTTVKKTNKVIVLHEDSLTGGIGAELAAWISEHLFQDLDAPVMREGSLDTPVPFAPSLEQNFLPKDRFKAKIQSLFHY; encoded by the coding sequence ATGAAATTTGACCGAAAGCAACTCACCGACACCCAACTGATTTCCTTTTACAAATCTCTATTACTTCCTCGGCTCATCGAAGAAAAAATGCTCATTCTACTCAGGCAAGGTAAAATCAGCAAGTGGTTTTCTGGCATGGGGCAAGAAGCTATATCTGTAGGCGCTGCCTTGGCAATGGAACCCGACGAGTATATCCTACCCATGCACAGAAATCTGGGAATATTCACGGCACGCAACATTCCACTGCACAGATTATTTGCTCAGTTTCAAGGCAAGGCTAGTGGCTTCACCAAAGGCCGAGACCGATCCTTTCATTTTGGATCGAAAGCTCACCATCTAGTCGGAATGATTTCTCATTTAGGTCCTCAACTCGGCATTGCCGATGGGATTGCATTGGCTCACAAGCTAAGAAAAAACAAGAAATCTACACTGGTATTTACTGGTGACGGAGGAGCTAGCGAAGGCGATTTTCATGAAGCTCTCAATGTGGCTTCTGTATGGCAGTTGCCCGTAATATTCGTGGTAGAAAACAACTGCTGGGGTCTATCCACACCCAGTGCTCAACAATTTAATTTCGATTCTTTCACTCTCAAAGGGCCTGGTTATGGCATGAAAACCAAACAAGTAGATGGCAACAATCTACTGGAAGTGTACCACGCCATTTCAGAGATTTCGGAAGCCATCAAAACAAACAACGAACCCTATTTAATCGAATGCATGACCTTCCGGATGAGAGGGCATGAAGAAGCAAGCGGTACTAAATATTACCCCGAAGGGATACAAGACCAATGGGCCAAACTAGACCCCGTGGACAATTTCAAACAATATCTTATAAAAGAGCATATCCTTACGGCAACTTTAAAAAACGAAATTACTAATGCGCTGCAATCAGAGATAGACCTCGGCCTAAAATCAGCCAACGACGAAGGAAGTATTGCTACATCTACCAGCAACGAGATCAACGACCTGTATGCCTCTCACCGGCAAAAGATTACTCTCCCTAAAACGAAAAACAAAACAAACAAACGATTCATCGATGCCATCTCTGATGGTTTGCGCCAAAGCATGCAAAAACACCCAGAAATGATACTCATGGGTCAAGACATTGGCAAATACGGAGGGGTTTTCAAAATTACCGACGGGTTTGTAGATCAGTTTGGCGAGGCACGTGTCCGCAACACTCCACTATGTGAATCTGCCATTTTAGGCAGTGCACTGGGGCTTTCTATCCAAGGCATAAAAAGCATGGTAGAAATGCAGTTTGCAGATTTTGTGACCTGTGGTTTCAATCAAATCGTAAATAATCTCGCCAAAATTCACTGGCGCTGGGGACAAAATGCCGACGTAGTGATTCGCATGCCTACTGGCGCAGGCGTAGCGGCAGGCCCTTTTCATTCACAGTCCAATGAAGCTTGGTTCTTTCACACCCCAGGCTTAAAAATTGTCTACCCTTCTAACCCGTACGATGCCAAAGGCTTATTAAACGCAGCCATAGAAGACCCCAATCCATACCTGTATTTCGAACACAAAGCGCTATACCGTGCAATATCTGAAGAAATACCCGATGACTATTATACCGTAGAAATAGGAAAAGCTCAGCTTACCCAGTCTGGCAACGATTTGTCTATTATCACCTACGGCATGGGGGTGCACTGGGCGAAAGAGATAGTCACCGAGCTTGATATATCTGCTGATGTACTGGATTTGCGCACCTTGCTCCCGTGGGACAAAGAGGCTGTAACTACCACCGTAAAAAAGACCAACAAAGTAATCGTACTACATGAAGACAGCCTAACAGGTGGGATTGGAGCTGAGCTAGCGGCATGGATCAGCGAGCATCTATTTCAAGACTTAGATGCACCAGTCATGCGTGAAGGCAGTTTGGATACTCCCGTACCATTTGCACCAAGTTTAGAACAAAATTTTCTACCCAAAGACCGATTTAAAGCTAAGATTCAATCCTTATTTCACTATTAA
- the ytxJ gene encoding bacillithiol system redox-active protein YtxJ yields the protein MNWNHLTAKDQIDQIKLSSADKPVMLFKHSTRCSVSGMAENRLERAWNAKEMASMDIYHLDLIKHRDISDYIAVTFDVPHESPQVLIISDGKCIYHNSHMGIAYHEIKRVFESLTTV from the coding sequence ATGAACTGGAATCATTTAACAGCGAAAGATCAAATTGATCAAATCAAATTATCATCGGCAGACAAACCTGTGATGTTATTTAAACACAGCACCAGATGCAGCGTCAGTGGTATGGCCGAAAACAGACTAGAGCGTGCATGGAACGCAAAAGAAATGGCTTCCATGGATATCTACCATTTAGATTTGATAAAGCATAGAGACATCTCCGACTACATTGCGGTCACTTTCGACGTCCCCCATGAATCCCCTCAGGTATTGATCATCTCAGATGGTAAATGCATCTATCACAACTCGCACATGGGCATTGCCTATCACGAAATAAAGAGAGTATTTGAGAGCCTGACTACTGTATAA
- a CDS encoding RNA polymerase sigma factor, producing MKSDFQGFLDNNHRIIAKVCRIYTDSTDDFNDYYQECIVQLWRSFDSFRGASKLSTWTYRVCLNVCLSQLRSKKRTIPTENREIPDVVDEDSALQEERIQELYKAIKLLRESDRAIILLYLEEKSYKEMAEILGITVTNVGAKVNRVKTQLKKIIDERFGY from the coding sequence ATGAAGTCAGACTTTCAAGGATTTTTAGATAATAATCATCGCATCATTGCGAAGGTCTGCCGAATATATACAGATAGTACGGATGATTTCAACGACTATTATCAAGAGTGTATCGTACAGCTTTGGCGGTCGTTTGACTCTTTTAGAGGAGCCTCTAAGCTGTCCACATGGACCTATAGAGTATGTCTCAATGTGTGCTTGTCTCAATTGCGTAGCAAAAAAAGGACGATACCTACAGAGAATAGGGAGATTCCCGATGTAGTCGATGAGGATAGTGCCCTACAAGAGGAGCGTATTCAGGAACTATACAAGGCAATTAAGTTGTTGAGGGAGTCAGATCGAGCGATTATTCTTCTCTATTTGGAAGAGAAAAGCTATAAAGAAATGGCGGAGATATTGGGTATCACCGTGACCAATGTAGGAGCTAAGGTGAATAGAGTAAAGACACAGCTAAAAAAGATCATCGATGAAAGATTTGGATATTAA